One Vibrio quintilis DNA segment encodes these proteins:
- a CDS encoding ABC transporter ATP-binding protein translates to MNAHTTETEYRSDAESLKRIWALAGPVRRQLIKGILFRFAQSFCLGLGFGAAIMLVTDLCSASFTPTLAWGIKMTLLAAISLIGQVVFSYLASSHSWIASFKLGKELRLSMLNRLRELPLGFHLSRNRGDTVTMLTTDMQMVETFMSDGLPRIAEAFGLPVAVFLFLLFQDWVIAISALASVVVAVPIYIWTSRYMAQLGIKRQDMQASAAAKMIEFVQGLSVIRSFNRLAKGEEDFKEALKAFRQLSINMVVQLTAPLVVFGLVLMLGAPVIIWTGGWRYLQGETELSTMITAIMLIYALYSPLLGVTAVMEQTRMADASLTRMDRILTSEPLPEPSVPVEPDGLDISFHHVSFGYQLQPVLKDISFSVPGGSMTAIVGPSGAGKSTVLNLLPRFWDVDEGCISIGGVDVRELSAERLASMITVVFQDVYLFSGTIFDNISFGKPEATPEDVESAARIAQAHAFISALPDGYQTRVGEGGAALSGGERQRISIARAILKDAPVILLDEATAAIDPTNERALQKALAALTAHKTLIVVAHKLSTVREADQIICLDDGRIVESGNHDALIERNGLYSRLWHHWTAAAEWRLGKSVVKAKNVLNEV, encoded by the coding sequence ATGAACGCACATACTACAGAGACAGAATATCGTTCTGATGCTGAAAGTCTGAAACGTATTTGGGCATTAGCCGGGCCAGTCAGGCGTCAGCTTATCAAAGGTATCTTGTTCCGTTTTGCTCAGTCGTTTTGTCTTGGTCTGGGGTTCGGGGCGGCAATTATGTTAGTCACCGATCTCTGTTCAGCATCTTTTACCCCGACGCTGGCCTGGGGAATAAAGATGACACTTTTAGCTGCTATTTCTCTGATCGGGCAGGTCGTCTTCAGTTATCTGGCTTCCAGCCATAGCTGGATCGCCAGTTTTAAACTGGGGAAAGAACTCCGGTTGTCAATGTTGAATCGTTTACGGGAATTACCGCTTGGTTTTCATTTGTCCCGTAACCGGGGTGATACAGTGACGATGCTCACAACTGACATGCAGATGGTTGAGACATTTATGAGTGATGGCTTGCCGCGTATCGCTGAAGCATTTGGGTTGCCGGTTGCAGTTTTTTTGTTCCTGCTCTTTCAGGACTGGGTTATTGCGATATCAGCACTGGCATCCGTTGTGGTTGCGGTTCCGATCTACATATGGACCAGCCGGTATATGGCGCAACTTGGTATTAAACGACAGGATATGCAAGCCTCCGCTGCGGCAAAAATGATTGAGTTTGTTCAGGGATTATCTGTGATTCGTTCATTTAACCGTCTGGCTAAAGGAGAAGAAGACTTTAAGGAAGCTTTAAAAGCCTTCCGTCAGTTATCAATTAATATGGTTGTGCAACTGACGGCACCGTTAGTCGTGTTTGGTCTGGTTTTGATGTTGGGAGCTCCGGTGATCATCTGGACGGGAGGATGGCGTTACCTTCAGGGAGAAACTGAGTTATCGACAATGATCACGGCAATCATGCTGATTTACGCCTTATACAGTCCGCTGCTTGGTGTGACAGCTGTGATGGAGCAAACCCGGATGGCTGATGCATCACTGACCCGCATGGATCGGATATTAACTTCGGAACCCCTTCCGGAGCCTTCCGTACCTGTAGAACCGGATGGGCTGGATATTTCTTTTCACCATGTCAGTTTTGGTTATCAGCTGCAGCCGGTTCTCAAAGATATATCCTTTTCAGTACCGGGCGGAAGTATGACTGCTATTGTTGGTCCTTCGGGGGCCGGGAAAAGTACCGTATTGAATCTTTTGCCCCGTTTCTGGGATGTGGATGAAGGTTGTATTTCCATTGGTGGCGTTGACGTCCGGGAACTTTCTGCTGAACGGCTTGCAAGTATGATTACCGTGGTTTTCCAGGATGTCTATCTGTTTTCCGGAACGATTTTTGACAACATTTCATTCGGTAAACCAGAGGCAACACCTGAAGACGTCGAGTCGGCAGCACGGATTGCTCAGGCTCATGCATTTATTTCCGCTTTACCTGACGGGTATCAGACCCGGGTTGGAGAAGGTGGGGCGGCTTTATCCGGAGGAGAAAGGCAACGGATTTCAATTGCCAGAGCAATATTAAAAGATGCGCCGGTTATTTTGCTTGATGAAGCGACGGCGGCCATTGATCCAACCAATGAAAGGGCGTTACAAAAAGCGCTGGCGGCATTAACAGCACATAAAACCCTGATTGTGGTTGCTCATAAATTATCCACTGTCCGTGAAGCTGACCAGATTATTTGCCTGGATGACGGCCGGATTGTCGAATCTGGCAATCATGATGCGCTGATTGAACGCAATGGATTATATTCCCGCTTATGGCATCACTGGACGGCAGCTGCTGAATGGCGTCTCGGAAAATCTGTCGTAAAAGCGAAGAATGTGTTGAACGAAGTTTAA
- a CDS encoding HlyD family secretion protein yields MATENTEQNENTQQNNNEQSGHDVPSAAPPGKRKKSLLIFVFILCVIAGGTTGWYYLFEMGYVKTEDAYVDGNLVQITPQLVGTVTRIGVDDGDYVQQGNELVRFDPSDEDIAVQTAKANLAQVVRKVRSLFNNVEQAKAVVAQKEIALKKAKTDYHRRQEMVKSGGLSREELSHAKDTVDSMHKALLVAIQQLKSQEAMTYNTNVESHPLVRTAAAQLRKTYLNQLRTRVVAPVSGYIAQRNIQVGQRVNPGAALMAVVPLNQVWVDANFKETQMRDMRIGQKVTLISDLYGDEVQFHGVIESLGIGTGSAFSLLPAQNATGNWIKVVQRLPVRIKLQEDELMKHPLRIGLSMQVNVDVKDQQGRLLSDVSPASPRYQTDIYQEQLSGVERIIQEIVKSNDIANHKDS; encoded by the coding sequence ATGGCTACAGAAAATACAGAACAAAATGAAAATACTCAGCAGAATAATAATGAACAATCTGGTCATGATGTGCCATCTGCTGCTCCACCGGGAAAACGGAAAAAAAGTTTACTCATATTTGTTTTCATCCTGTGTGTGATCGCTGGTGGTACCACTGGCTGGTATTACCTGTTCGAAATGGGTTATGTGAAAACTGAGGATGCATATGTGGATGGTAATCTGGTTCAGATAACTCCTCAGCTGGTCGGAACAGTGACCCGAATCGGTGTTGATGATGGTGATTATGTTCAGCAGGGAAATGAGCTGGTGCGTTTTGACCCGAGTGATGAAGATATTGCGGTTCAGACTGCCAAAGCAAATCTGGCTCAAGTGGTTCGGAAAGTCCGTTCATTGTTTAATAATGTTGAGCAGGCAAAAGCGGTTGTTGCTCAAAAAGAAATCGCTCTTAAGAAAGCCAAGACCGACTATCACCGAAGACAGGAAATGGTGAAATCAGGTGGCTTATCCCGGGAAGAACTGAGCCATGCAAAAGATACGGTTGATTCGATGCATAAAGCCTTGCTTGTAGCGATTCAGCAACTGAAATCACAGGAAGCGATGACTTATAACACTAACGTTGAATCTCATCCTTTGGTCCGCACTGCTGCTGCCCAGTTACGTAAAACCTATTTGAATCAGTTGAGAACCCGGGTTGTTGCACCAGTATCCGGATATATTGCCCAGCGTAATATTCAGGTTGGACAACGTGTTAATCCGGGAGCTGCACTGATGGCTGTTGTGCCTTTGAATCAGGTATGGGTTGACGCGAACTTTAAAGAAACGCAAATGAGAGACATGCGGATAGGACAAAAGGTTACACTGATTTCTGATCTTTATGGTGATGAAGTTCAATTTCATGGTGTGATTGAAAGTCTGGGGATTGGGACTGGTAGTGCCTTCTCTTTATTGCCCGCACAAAATGCAACAGGTAACTGGATTAAGGTGGTTCAGCGATTGCCGGTCCGTATCAAACTGCAAGAGGATGAGTTAATGAAACATCCGTTGCGGATTGGATTGTCAATGCAGGTCAATGTTGATGTGAAAGATCAACAGGGAAGATTGTTGTCTGACGTTTCACCAGCCTCTCCAAGATACCAAACCGATATTTATCAGGAACAGTTATCCGGTGTTGAAAGAATCATTCAGGAAATTGTTAAATCCAATGATATTGCAAATCATAAGGATTCATAA
- a CDS encoding DHA2 family efflux MFS transporter permease subunit yields MNEDQGFRPANFSLCVFAISLGVFMQVLDSTIANVSLSTIAGNMGVSLNQGTWVITSFTVCNAIGLPVTAWLSRQIGEVHLYVGSLAIFVITSFLCGISQSMTELVMFRALQGLASAPLYPMSQVLLMSIFPRDKRPMALALLGMVAVVGPIVGPILGGWLTYNYTWPWIFFINIPIGIFTISVVLSQMKERPHEPQKSRLDYVGFVGLALGVGVLQVVLDKGNDLDWFSNFWIIAGSVFALVMLVFTVIWELTDKAPIVNLRLFSNWNFCFGTLLLTLGYAGFFSINLILPQWLQSQMGYTALWAGLAVAPMGIIPIFLSPILGKIGNRLDMRKLSAMAFVVIALSCYIRATFNHSVDFQSIAWVQLFMGIGISLFFMPITNILLAELSGPEIADAASLSTFIRTIGASFASSLTTWIWTRNASVHHSILAEQISPYNPQAASVVQSGSTSTLAYTNQIVTQQSYMLSTIDLFQILMWLFVFLIPFLFITRPVKAHH; encoded by the coding sequence ATGAATGAAGATCAAGGTTTTCGTCCTGCAAATTTTTCACTGTGCGTGTTTGCAATTTCACTGGGTGTATTTATGCAGGTACTGGATAGTACGATTGCAAATGTTTCCCTGTCGACCATTGCAGGAAATATGGGAGTCAGTCTGAATCAGGGAACCTGGGTTATTACTTCATTTACTGTGTGTAACGCGATCGGTTTACCTGTGACTGCCTGGTTGAGCCGGCAAATTGGTGAGGTTCATCTGTATGTTGGCTCTCTGGCTATCTTTGTCATTACTTCGTTTTTATGTGGTATCTCTCAGTCAATGACCGAGCTGGTTATGTTCAGGGCGCTTCAGGGGTTGGCTTCCGCACCTTTATATCCGATGAGTCAGGTTCTGCTGATGTCTATTTTTCCCAGAGATAAAAGGCCGATGGCTTTAGCATTACTGGGAATGGTTGCCGTTGTTGGCCCGATTGTTGGACCTATTTTAGGTGGATGGCTGACTTATAATTACACCTGGCCATGGATATTCTTTATTAATATACCAATTGGTATTTTCACGATTTCAGTGGTTCTCAGTCAGATGAAAGAACGTCCGCATGAACCTCAGAAGTCCCGGTTAGATTATGTTGGCTTTGTCGGACTGGCACTTGGTGTCGGAGTTTTACAGGTGGTTCTGGATAAAGGGAATGACCTTGACTGGTTTAGTAATTTCTGGATTATCGCCGGTTCCGTATTTGCGTTGGTGATGCTGGTATTCACTGTGATTTGGGAGCTGACGGATAAAGCACCGATTGTCAATCTGCGTTTATTCAGTAACTGGAATTTTTGCTTTGGTACTCTGTTGCTGACTTTGGGTTATGCCGGTTTCTTTAGTATTAACCTGATTTTACCGCAATGGCTGCAAAGCCAGATGGGATATACCGCATTATGGGCCGGGCTTGCTGTTGCCCCGATGGGCATTATACCGATATTTCTATCACCAATTCTGGGGAAAATCGGTAACCGCCTGGATATGAGAAAATTGTCTGCGATGGCGTTTGTTGTGATTGCATTGAGTTGTTATATCCGTGCAACATTTAATCATTCTGTTGACTTTCAGTCGATTGCCTGGGTACAGCTATTTATGGGAATTGGTATTTCTCTGTTCTTTATGCCGATCACGAATATCTTACTTGCGGAGTTATCCGGGCCGGAAATTGCGGATGCTGCATCTCTGTCAACATTTATCCGGACGATCGGGGCCAGCTTCGCATCATCGCTGACAACCTGGATATGGACGAGAAATGCCAGCGTGCATCATTCGATTCTGGCTGAACAAATCTCACCGTATAATCCTCAGGCCGCTTCGGTGGTGCAAAGTGGTTCTACATCAACTCTGGCTTATACAAACCAAATTGTGACACAACAGAGTTATATGTTGTCTACAATTGACCTGTTCCAGATACTGATGTGGTTGTTTGTTTTCCTGATTCCATTTCTGTTTATTACCCGTCCTGTAAAAGCGCACCATTAA
- a CDS encoding type 2 periplasmic-binding domain-containing protein: protein MRCMCALYAQFLLLLLSFSSAASVKPAEIVYPVKKSEMDHRFNDVIELIDTALQKTLSTDGPYILRPARIYMSWKRSLEEIKQGRELNLIWGVPTRDNLRHLLPVRIPLRKGLPGYHLLLIHKDHQVKFAKIGSQASLRQLRPGLWVNSTDVDIFRLNGFDVIEGNSYEGLFKMLMFRRLDYLPRSVNEVFKEFSQRAKEFPRMAVEETLVVYYPLPLFLLVSKDYPELAKRLEKGLNFMVNDGSFDRIFYKYHRQGIEQVNFSHRKVIRMLNPLLPNEIIPFDREKLWLDVTDPESLLSGPDIQ, encoded by the coding sequence ATGAGATGCATGTGCGCACTATACGCACAATTCCTGTTACTGCTTCTTTCATTCAGTTCTGCAGCGAGTGTTAAGCCTGCTGAAATCGTTTATCCGGTGAAAAAATCTGAAATGGATCACCGGTTCAATGATGTGATTGAACTGATTGATACGGCTCTGCAAAAAACACTCAGTACTGATGGCCCTTACATTTTGCGTCCTGCCCGTATTTATATGTCCTGGAAACGTTCTTTGGAAGAAATCAAACAAGGGAGGGAGTTAAACCTCATCTGGGGGGTGCCCACCCGGGATAATCTCAGGCATCTTTTACCAGTCCGTATTCCGTTAAGAAAAGGGTTACCTGGCTACCATCTGCTTTTAATTCATAAAGATCATCAGGTTAAATTTGCGAAAATAGGCTCTCAGGCTTCGCTCAGGCAGTTACGTCCGGGATTGTGGGTTAATAGTACTGATGTGGATATTTTCCGGCTGAATGGATTTGATGTGATTGAAGGTAACAGCTACGAGGGCTTGTTTAAAATGCTGATGTTCAGACGACTAGACTATCTTCCCCGCAGCGTCAATGAGGTATTTAAGGAGTTCAGCCAACGAGCAAAGGAATTTCCCCGGATGGCGGTAGAAGAAACACTGGTAGTTTATTACCCTCTTCCCCTGTTTCTTTTGGTGAGTAAAGATTATCCGGAATTAGCGAAGCGGCTGGAAAAAGGACTGAATTTTATGGTAAATGATGGCAGTTTTGACCGGATTTTTTATAAGTATCATCGTCAGGGTATTGAACAGGTGAATTTCAGTCACCGGAAAGTCATCAGAATGCTTAACCCGCTTCTGCCAAACGAAATAATTCCGTTTGACAGAGAGAAGTTATGGCTGGATGTAACGGATCCGGAATCCCTTCTTTCAGGACCGGATATTCAGTGA